DNA from Patescibacteria group bacterium:
TTTTTTGCATCATCCTTTTTGTCGGAGGCAATCGCCTTAAGGAGATGCTTTTTAATTGTATCCAATTCACCGGTCAAGGCGGCATTTTTCGCGGTTCGGACCTTGCTTTTCCGGAGCTCCTTGGCCGCGGATTTTTTGATTGGCATAAATAAAATTTGATAAAAATAAATTGATTAATCGTATCTTACGATAAATCCGCCGGCTTGTCAAGTTGCTTGGGTTCAACCAAGTCCTCGCTGCCGGTTAGTTTATTCATGTCCTTGTTAATTTTGGCAAATTCCTTGTAGGCAGAATTATAAGTATTCACCACAGTGCCAAATTGATCGCCAAGTTTAATTAAATAATTATCAAAATTTAGATAGTGCTTGTTAAGTTTTTGCAGACCGGCGATAACCTCTTTAATATTTTCTTCAACCTTCAAAGCCTTTAAAGCCTGCAAAATCGTCTGCAGATAAGCGATAAACGTGGTCGGTGAAACAATGACAACCTTTTTGCTGTTGGCATATTCAATCAGGTTCTGGGAACTGACGTCAACCGCGCCGACGGTCGCAATGAGCAAACTGTAATATACGCCTTCGGCCGGAATAAACATGAGTGCGAAATCAGTGGTGTTTTCATTTGGCCGGATGTATTTGCTTGTTTCGTCAATGCGTAGTTTTAAGTCTTGTTTAAATTCGCGTTCAAGCAAATTTCGGCGCACTTTGTCATTTTCTTCCTGGATTAGATTATATTTTTCCAGAGAAAATTTTGCGTCAATGGGGATGATTTTGTCGCGGACAAATATTGCGGCATCAACAATTTCGCCGTTTTTGAAAGCGTACTGCATGGTGAAGTGATTGGGGGGCAAAACGTTGGATAAAACCGATTCAAGAAAGTATTCCCCCAAAATACCACGATGTTTGGGGTTTTTTAGAATATTTTCCAGGCTCTGCAATTGTGATGCAAAATTAACCACCTGTTTGTTTGTGGCATCAAGTTGTTCAAGTCGGGCAGTAACAGACTGGATTAAGCGGCTGGAGTCGCCGGATTGCTTTTGCAAAAAATCCAGGTTCTTCTCAAGTGAAGATTTAAGTTCGCTTTGGATTTCCTTGACCTGGGTTTGCAGATCTTTAAGCCCACGGTCCTGATTCGTGTCAGTATTGCGTTTTGAAAAAACAAAATAAGCCAGCAAAATGATCAAGGCAATAAGCAGTAATAGTAAAAACATTGATAGATAGTTTTGCATATAACAGTATTTTAGCACGATAAAGCAAGGCAGGCAAGTCACAAATGACCATATTTTGCGAATCTTATTTTAAAGTAAAATTACACAATATATTAGTATTCATATCCTCGCTTGTCGTGAAACTAGTTGATTTATCGCAGATTATGCGCGTCAGAGCCGGTTTGACTAAATATGCTACGAAATTCCGTTAAACTGTATCACAATTTGATGCAGTTCGTTGTATTTATAGAGGAAATATCGCTTATCTGCTCAGCCGATGAGTAAAAGGAGGTGAGAGTGGAGGCTATCGCAAGGAAGACGAAGTTGAGGAGCTGCGTGGAATTTAAAACAATTGATTGAAAAATCGCGAGTACATTGGCCGGTCGTGTCCGTCTCTTCAACTCGTGGAGTGGGTGCAAAGAGGAAAAAATAGTTCCTTGAAAATGGTCAAAAAACCGTCTATGGGATCGTTAACAGGGCTAACGAAGAAAAAGTTCCACATGAAACTATTTTAAAGATAAACATACTAGATGTCTAAGTAAGACTAGACAAAGACTTTTTAACCCATAAATCTGTGGATAAGTTGTCTGAAAAATCAAAAAATAGCTTAAAATCAGGTGATTTAAAAACAATGAACAATTTATTTATCCACAGATAGCTATTTTTTAGCTAATTTTAGCGAAATTTAGAATTGAAAATAGCCCTAATTCATGCTATAATATAGAGTGAAAATCTAACAAACATGACTAAAGAAGAAAAAATTTTTGGTTTCTTGATTGTTTTTTGTATTACCCTGTTATTCACCGGGTGTATTCAGGCTATGTCCTCCACAAACTACATCATCAACTGGGATTCCTTAAACATTGGCGGCACGGACTTCAGTTCTTCAACCAACTACTTCATGAGTGACACCCTTGGCGAGATGTCAACCGGCCGCAGTTCAAGTACCAACTACTGGATTTACGCCGGTTATCGTCAAGGCGTTACGGACATCCGATTTATCAGCTTTGACATTGGCGCCCAGGCAAACGCTTCGAAAATTGATTATTCGGCTTTCAGCAATGCGGGTAAGCAAGTGACGGTTTCGAGTGCGGTTGGCTATTCGGTGGGGGATTATATCGTGGCCGTGGAAAATGCCGGAGCAAGCCAGATGATTGCCATCGGTAAAATTTCCAGCATTCTGGGAAACAGCCTCACGGTTGATAAGTGGGACGGCGATAATGCGGCCATGAGCGCGGTTCCAGCAGGAGGCAACGATTGGGTGTATGAATTATCCGGGAATACCGTAGATCTCGGGACACTGCTCACTGCCACGGTGGGTGTCGGCGTGAGCTTCAACGAAGTTAGTACCAACGCGGACAATGGGTACACGGTTTCGGTAAAAGATGACGGAAATTTGCGGGACGGATTAAAAGACATTGACGACGTGATTGACGGCGCAGTCACGGCCGGCATTGAAGAATATGGCATTGAAACAGTTGGGACAAACGCGTCCGGCACCAATGATTTCGCTTTAGAATCTGCATTGGGCCAGTCGATACAAGTATCGACCGCTCCCTGGAACAGAGACCGCATCGGTGTAATTTATAAAGCCGGAATAAATTATGCGACGCAGGGCGGATCATATTCACACATTGTTTCGTATTATGTGACAGCAAATTTTTAGTAAGCAGGGGATTGATGATTGTCCATTTCGTGGACAGTGATTAGTTCCTTCAAAAGGTCGATAGTTTCATGCGATTTTAACTTGGCTTCCTACCTTCAAGAACTTGTCTTTGAAGGTTTAGAGCTAAGGTTTTACGCCTGAGACAAAATTTTAAAAACTAAAAATTACTTGAGAGGACGAAATTTATTTCGCGTTCTTATCCGACTCCTTTCCGCCTGTGCGGCGGCAAAGGGGAAGACAAGAAACGGATAAGGCTCTTCTCAGGGGAAGGAGAAATTATGAACAACTTAATTAAATTCCTGGTGTTCGTCATGGTATTCACCATGAGTCTTGGATTGTTTACGCCGGTTTACGCGGCCAATGTGGCGTTAAATCTCGGCGTGGATAGCAAGGTTGATATCTTTGACAGCACATACCCTATTGAAAACCAGTCGTCTGCCGAATTAGCGCTTTCAACGGCCGCGGATCTTTATTTTCAGTACGTAGCGGCAGGCAACTTTGCAGTAGGTCAGACGATTAGCATCGTGGCAACTACGCCATTGGTTATCGCGTCTTGCGTCGCACCAACAACCGATGCTGACCAGGACGGAACTCCGGATGGCACCGGTGCAGTTTCCGGAGACAACTATACCTACACCTTCTATGCCCCCACTACTCAAGCCGCCGCTTCAATCACCCTGTGCATCAATGTCGATAACAGTATCGCAACTGCTGGCAATTATTCGTTCATCATGGCTGACGACCTCGGTGATTTCGGCGGAGCATTCCTGTACATCGGTACACCTGGGGGAGCGGCCAACGATGTTTATGTAACCGCGACAGTTACGAGCCAGGAACTTGAGTTCTGGATCCGGAATGCGGCGGATACAGCGGACACCAACGCTTGCGCTCTGGGAACGCTTAATACCACGTCGGTATCAACGTGCAACTATGCACTAAAGGTTCGCACCACGGCCACAATTGGATATACCATTTCCTGGACCTCGGACGGCGAACTTGACCGAAGTGGTACTGCGACCATTGATGCAATCGCCATGAACACGGCGGTTGCGGTCGGTGTTGAAGGTTATGGCGTAACGTTCACCCCGGGCGCTAACACCGACGGCGGTACTTGTACGGCGCAAAATATCTGGACAGCTGCCTACGATGACCCGGTTTCCACCACGGCGCAGAGTCTGGTGGTCTGCAACAAGGCCAACTTGCCAGCCGCAACCGGCGCAACGACATATATTCACAACATGGATCACCAGGCGGCAATTGATCCGGCTACTCCAGCGGGTAGTTATGATCAGATTGTTACCTATTACGTGACCGCGCAATTCTAGGGTTATTGGTGCTCCAGGGCCTCGAAAAAATTTCGGGGCCCAACCAGCGCCATTAATCGACTAAAAATTAATCAAAGAATATGAAGAAAATGTTTATTATGGGGTGTATTGCCTTGCTCATGGCCATGACTCTCGCGTCCGGGGCGCAGGCAATCGGCATCTTGCCGTTCATTGTGGAGGATGTGAACATCGCACCCGGCGAAATGGCCACTCGGACTTTCACTGTATACAACAATACCGAGAGCGAGCAGACGTATTATTTCGTGACGCGAAATTTTACCACCCGGGGTGAGGAGGGAGAGGTCGTGATTACCGAAGAAAAATTCGGTCTTGCCACTTGGATTGAGTTTCCCTTCACTTCGATAACCATTCCATCCAGCGAAAACCGGGAGATTGAATTTACCATCATAATTCCGCCGAATGCCGACGCCGGTGGCCATTTCGCCGCAGTGTTTGCTTCCACCAATCCGCCGGATGTGGAACAAGGAGTTGGCCTCTCTGCCAATGTCGGTACTCTGGTGTTCGTGCGCGTGTCCGGCGACATCATTGATGACGTGCGTTTGTTGAGTTTCCATACCAAGGGGGACCAGGCGCTGTTTAGTCACCTGCCGGTTAATTTTGAATACCGCATAGAAAATCGCGGAACGGTTCATGCCAAGCCAACCGGAAGAATTATGATGAGCGGCTGGTTGGGTAAAACCGACATTGACGCCAATCCCAAGGAAAATCGCATTCTGCCGTCATCCATCCGTCGCATTGAAGCGACCTGGGTAAAAGATTCAGGAGCAATCCGATCCGGAGGCTTTCTGACTGAACTCAAAAACGAATGGAACAATTTCGCCATTGGAAAATATACAGCCGCGCTAGATTTGTCTTATGGCGTCGAAGGAAAAAATTTGACTACCGAGACGGCTTTCTGGGTATTTCCATGGCATGTTTGCTTAGCGGCTTTGCTAATTCTGATCGGGACAATTGTTGCCATCATTCTCTATAACAAGATGGTTATCGCAACCGCCCGCAAAAGCGGCAAACTCTAGTTTGACATCGAGTATGGGAAAATGCATTTATAAAATAATTTTCATCGCGGTTTTGGTAGGAACCATTCTAGCAAACTCTTTTACATTTGCTGCGGATATGACGCACGTCTCGGTGTCCTTGTCTGCCCAGATGATTGGCGAAGCGGCCAATACCACGATTCGTTTTCGTACGCCAACCGGCGTGGACAGTTCAACCGATACGATTGTCATTGCCTGGCCGGCGGAATTTAATGTCGCGGGTATTGTTCTTACGGATATGGATTTATCACATGGCGCGGTCTCGGGCTATGAAACCGATCTTACCCTGGCGGCCGTTGCCGGCGCCGGCATCTGGGGCGCTTCGTGGGTCGGGCATACTCTGACCTTGGCTGCGCCGACCGACGCTGCGGCCGGCGAAATCGGAGTCAACGATTACGTGGTGCTCGAGGTCGGTACGCACGCATCATTCGGCGGTGCCGGTGCCAACCAGGTGGTGAATGCGGCGACTGCCGGAAGTTATAATTACACCATTAGCGGCACGTTTGGCGATACTAAAAATCCGGCTGTCTACGTTGCGGATAACAACACGGTTGCCATCACCGGCACTGTGCTTGGCGATATTGAAACAATTTGCGACAACGGACTTGACGATGACGGTGACACATTAATTGACTGCTATGATCCGGACTGCGCCGGCAATTCTTATTGCGTGCCGCCCGGCGGCGGCGGTGATACCACCCCGCCGGCTATCACCAATGTAAACTGCATGGATATTACCCCAACCTCGTTTTCCGTGGTCTGGGAAACCAACGAAGCCGCAACCTCCTGCTCCGAATACGGGGAAACTTCGTTTTACGAACTCGGCATGCTCTGCAATATGTCGCTCGTCTGGTCGCATTCCGTGCCGTTTGTTGGTTTGGCCCAGCTTACGAATTACCATTTCCGTGTGATTTCCCGCGACGAATATTTCAACACCTCAATTAGCGATGATTATTCCTGCGCCACTTTGGGCGACACCGAAGCGCCGGTTATCAGCAATATCCGCGTGATAAATATCACGGCCACGAGCGCGGAAGTTGTTTGGGACACCAATGAGCCAGCCACGTCGCAGGTTGATTACGGTCTGACCGATGTCTATGGTACGGAAACACCGACAGATTTCGCCTATGTTACCGAGCATCACGTTATTCTCACGGGTTTGACCCCGAACACGGATTATCATTTTCTGGTTCGCAGTTATGATATCGCGGGGAATGGCGCGGTTTCCGGTGACAATATTTTTCACACGCTCACGAGCGTGGATTCGCCGATTATTACCGATGTGCAGATTGTTGACATCACGGAAACTTCGGCACGGGTTATTTGGCAGACCAACGAGATTGCCGATTCCGAAGTTGATTACGGCACGACCCTAAGCTACGAGGTCGGCACCGTGGTTGACGGCGCGTTTGTGGTTGATCATTCAATTGACCTGAACAACCTTTTACCGAACACGCTTTATCATATCCGCGTACACAGCACCGATCCGGAATCCAATGAATCGGTTACTGGCGACTACACCTTTACCACTCTGCCGGATACCACCCCGCCGGCTAATGTGACAGACTTCACGGCAACAGTAACCGGACCGCTGGAGATTACTCTGACCTGGATCAATCCGACCGACGCGGACTTCGCCGGCGTGCGCATTTGCCGCAGTACGGTCGCGTACCCGACCGATCCGTTGACCTGCGATATTATTTTTGAAGGCGCGGGCACGAGTTTTATTGACACCGACGTGGAGGCAGGCGTGACGTACTATTACACCAACTTTGCTTTTGACACATCCAATAATTTCGCTTCCGGCGCAATCGCTTCGGCCCGGGTTCCGTTGCCGGTTACTGTGACTTTTCTTGGGCATCCGGAAAAGCGCTGGCCGCGGACCGGCAACTGGAGCACGACTATTGAAATGGAGCTTCGCGAACCCGGTTCCCTGGCCTCGCTTGAAACAATTTTATTTGACACCAATTCGCTTGGCTATGGCACCTCTACCATGAATCTGTTGGAATACGGAGAAGCGTACGACTTTACGGCAAAGGGTTTTTCTCACCTGCGGAAAAAAATGAGTTCCGCGACCATCACCGAAACCAGCACTATGCTGGACTTCACTTTTGGAAACATCTTTAACCTCTATGCCGGTGACTGCCATCCGTCAAAAGACAATTTTGTAAATTCGTTAGACATTTCCACTTTAATTAATGACCTAATGGCTTCGGAACGGGTTAGCGATCTGAATAATGATAGCCAGGTGAATTCGCTTGATATTACTATTCAGATGGCCAATCTTATGAAGGACCTGGGGGATGATTAGGGGGCGGAGGCTTGGAGAGGAAGGAATTACTGCTTGGGGGCGAAGAATCTAGTATCTAGTATCTAGAATCTAGAAGATCAAAAACGAAAATACTTATATATGCAGACGAAATCATTTAGAGATTTGATTGTTTGGCAGAAGTCGCGCGATTTGGGGGTTGAGATATACAAGTTGACAAAGAGTATGCCCAAAGAGGAACTCTACGGCATGGTGAGTCAGATGAGAAGGGCGGCGATCTCCATATCGTCCAATATCGCCGAAGGATATAATCGCGCGCATCCGATAGAGAAGAGGCAGTTTATGCGCATCGCCTATGGTTCAGGATCGGAATTAGAAAGCCAGATCGAAGTCGCAAAGATTATATATCCAAAGTTAAGTTATAAGTTATCAGAAAGTTTATTACTCGAAGTACTAAAGATCCTAAATAAATTTATCAACCGATAAAAGACTAGATTCTAGATTCTAGATTCACCGTATGAAATACGCACGCACAACAATAATACTGCTTGCCATAATGGCAGGGCTCGCAATTGCCACGGCCGTCCACGCCGCGCGATTTGAATTATCGCCTGCGAGTGCGGCCCTGAATCAGGGTTGCGACTCGGTGGTGAACATCGTGCTTAGTACCGAAGGAAGCGAATCCGATGCCGCTAATGTCATTATCCAATACAATCCGGCTGAAGTGGAAATTACGGACACAAACCCGGCCATTCCGGGAATCCAGATTGGCCAGGGCAATGCCTATGATATATACGCCGATAATATTGTCGATCCGGCAATCGGCCAGATTCGGTTGACCGGATTTTCCATCGGCCATGCCTACAACAGCGGCTTATTGTACGGAGTCTTTGGTTCGATTCCATTCAAGAGCCGGCCCGGGATTGCGGCAGCCACTTTCACAATTTTTTATGAGGCTGGGAGCACGCTTGATTCAAATATTGCTGAATACATCACAAGCGACGATCTTCTCACCGGCGTGCGAAACGGATCTTATACATTCGCGGTTGGCGAGTGCGTGAGCGATGTAACACCGCCCTGGGTTACGAATCCTCAGCCCGCGCCTGGTTCAACCGGCGTGCCGCTTTCAAGCAACACTACTTTTCACATTCTGGATAACATGTCCGGAGTTGACCTCTCGTCGCTCCGCATCAATGTCCAGGGAATTGAATATAATTATGACGGCGTCAACCGTTTCAGCTATTCTGGCACGGCGCTCGATTACGCAATCACGATTGATCCGATTGCCGATTTTCCGGACGGCGTTATGGTGCGCGTCGAAGTAAACGGCCGCGATCTTGACGGCAACACCATGTCACCTTATCGCTGGTATTTTAACGAACCGCCGATTCCGCCGCCGGTCCCGCCAACCTGTACCGAGCTCGGTTGCCCGGAACCTGATGAATGTGCTCCGCCGGAAGAACTTCCGGCGTGTGAAGAACCCGAGGTTTTGCCCATCCCCGAACCCACTGTGCCGCCCGGAGAGCAGATAAGTATTGATGCCATTGAATTCTTGGCTGCGAACCGCACGGTTCGTTTGTATCCCGACGGAGTCAATGCCGTGCGCGTACTTGTGGGTACTTCGTACAGCGTGCAAATCAGCCATGAAAATCTCGCCAAAGAAGTGGGCTCAATCTGGTGGTATTCGGGTGCGTCAACATATCAACTCGCGCAAAGTGCGGCGGGTGATTTCTGGACCGACATCGGCGCCTATGCTTCAATCACCGCGGTTCCTTCACACATCATTATAAATTACGCAGATGGCACCATTGATGTGCGCGACTTTACGGTGCGGACCGTGCCGCGAGGCAATGTGTACGAACAAATCGGCGAAAATGAATCCATGGTTTCCGGCGCCAGGGTGACGATTTATCAAGCCGGCACCACGCCTGGAATCTGGAATGCCGGAACCTACAATCAGATAAATCCGGTATGGACTTCAAATGACGGCCAGTTCGGCTTTTATGTGCCGCAGGGCTATTACTACATTGAGGTGCAAAAGCCGGGATATGATCTGGCGCGGTCGCTCTCGTTCTATGCGCGCAGTTCCATTGTTAATAATCCCATGCTTCTTACGAAAATTCCCGGACCGGTTACTCCGATTGACGCGATTACACAGACCGCAGTACTGGTCGGCGAAACCGTGGCCGATATGGCCGCGCGGACACAGTCCGCGATTGTCGCCGCCATTCCGGCAACTCAGGAACAGATTGATTCAGCCGTCGGTATTATCGCGCCCGCCGCCATCGGCCTCGCATTCCTGAATCTCGGTACCGCGATTTCATTCGCTAATCTGATTCCGTTCTTGTGGGGGCTCTTTACCCAACCGCTGCTCTTGCTCGGCCGGGGCAAAAGAAAAAGATGGGGAGTGGTTTACAATTCACTCACCAAGATACCGATTGATCTCGCTATCGTCCGCCTGATTGAAGCCCGGACCGGAAAAATAATTCGCACTCGCATCACCGACCGTGAGGGCCGATATTTCTTCATGGCCAAACTGGGAATTTACCGCATTGAAGTAAAAAAGCCGGGTTTTCTGTTTCCCACGATAAATTTACGCGATGCCAAGGAGGATTTTCAGTATCTGGATGTTTATCACGGTGAGATTATTCAGGTTCGCGAAGAAAGTCGCCAAATTACGGCTAATATTCCGCTTGATCCGATCGCCGGCGCCGAGAAATCAAAATGGCTTATTGTTCGTTCATACTTAAAGAAGGCGCAACAGTACGCGGCTTCACTTTCGGTTATGGTGGCCATCGGACTCTTGGTCGTCAACCCCTCATGGTTTATGCTCGGGTATCTTATTCTGCAAATCGCTCTTCTTCTGCTTTTCCGTCGCCTGGCTCAGCCTGCCAAGCCAAAGGGCTGGGGCATAGTTTACGACAAAAAAACCCGCCGGCCGATTGCCAATGCCATTGTGCGTATCTTTGACCTTGAATTCAGCCGTCTTTTGGAAACCCAGGTCACGGACGGACAGGGCAAGTATTCATTCCTGGTCGGCAGTAATCGGTATTTCACCACCTACGAAAAGCCCGGTTTCGTGGTAAAGAAATTAGCGCCAATTGATTATTCAAAAATGAAAGAAAGAACCATGGTGGCTTATGATGTGGGGCTGGAGCGGGCCAAGGACATTGCGGCATCAGAGCAGAAAAATGCGGCCAGTGGGTCAGTGCAAGTCGGAGGCGGAGAAGAGTGGAAGAACGAGAATAGAATCTAGAATCTAGTATCTAGAATCTAGGCGTTAAAAGTTTATCAATCTATAAAAAGACTAGATTCTAGATTCTAGCTTCTAGATTCTCCGTAAAGACTAGATTCTAGATTCTAGCTCCTAGATTCTCCGAAAAGACTAGATTCTAGCTTCTAGATTCTAGATTCTATCTTTTCCGCTCTCGGACTGAAGTCAGTGCTCTTGCGCAAAATGAGCCCTAACCTGAGTCCGAAAGTATGAACTCAATCGGAGGAAGACAATTCAAGCGGACTTTAAAGAAAACCATTGTTTTGCAAATGGCAGTTTTGATGTTGCTTGTCTGGTTCGGTGCGTTCGTGACTCCGGAAAAAGCCCATGCTGCGATTAATAAATACATCAACTATCAGGGAAAACTGCTTGATTCTTCCAAAATCCCGGTGGCGGACGGAACCTATGGCATTGAATTCAAGATTTACGATGCCGTCACTGCCGGCAGTGAACTCTGGTCAGATTCCTTTGATGTTGCTGTTGATGACGGTCTATTCAGCATTTTGCTGGGTTCAAGCGGCACGCTTGACTTGAATTTTGAAGATGAAGCCGGCTACTGGCTG
Protein-coding regions in this window:
- the rpsT gene encoding 30S ribosomal protein S20, with the protein product MPIKKSAAKELRKSKVRTAKNAALTGELDTIKKHLLKAIASDKKDDAKKLLLQLQTRSAKAAKSHAIPANTSRRNVSRLTKAYNRKFAAK
- a CDS encoding DNA recombination protein RmuC translates to MQNYLSMFLLLLLIALIILLAYFVFSKRNTDTNQDRGLKDLQTQVKEIQSELKSSLEKNLDFLQKQSGDSSRLIQSVTARLEQLDATNKQVVNFASQLQSLENILKNPKHRGILGEYFLESVLSNVLPPNHFTMQYAFKNGEIVDAAIFVRDKIIPIDAKFSLEKYNLIQEENDKVRRNLLEREFKQDLKLRIDETSKYIRPNENTTDFALMFIPAEGVYYSLLIATVGAVDVSSQNLIEYANSKKVVIVSPTTFIAYLQTILQALKALKVEENIKEVIAGLQKLNKHYLNFDNYLIKLGDQFGTVVNTYNSAYKEFAKINKDMNKLTGSEDLVEPKQLDKPADLS
- a CDS encoding four helix bundle protein — encoded protein: MQTKSFRDLIVWQKSRDLGVEIYKLTKSMPKEELYGMVSQMRRAAISISSNIAEGYNRAHPIEKRQFMRIAYGSGSELESQIEVAKIIYPKLSYKLSESLLLEVLKILNKFINR
- a CDS encoding Ig-like domain-containing protein encodes the protein MKYARTTIILLAIMAGLAIATAVHAARFELSPASAALNQGCDSVVNIVLSTEGSESDAANVIIQYNPAEVEITDTNPAIPGIQIGQGNAYDIYADNIVDPAIGQIRLTGFSIGHAYNSGLLYGVFGSIPFKSRPGIAAATFTIFYEAGSTLDSNIAEYITSDDLLTGVRNGSYTFAVGECVSDVTPPWVTNPQPAPGSTGVPLSSNTTFHILDNMSGVDLSSLRINVQGIEYNYDGVNRFSYSGTALDYAITIDPIADFPDGVMVRVEVNGRDLDGNTMSPYRWYFNEPPIPPPVPPTCTELGCPEPDECAPPEELPACEEPEVLPIPEPTVPPGEQISIDAIEFLAANRTVRLYPDGVNAVRVLVGTSYSVQISHENLAKEVGSIWWYSGASTYQLAQSAAGDFWTDIGAYASITAVPSHIIINYADGTIDVRDFTVRTVPRGNVYEQIGENESMVSGARVTIYQAGTTPGIWNAGTYNQINPVWTSNDGQFGFYVPQGYYYIEVQKPGYDLARSLSFYARSSIVNNPMLLTKIPGPVTPIDAITQTAVLVGETVADMAARTQSAIVAAIPATQEQIDSAVGIIAPAAIGLAFLNLGTAISFANLIPFLWGLFTQPLLLLGRGKRKRWGVVYNSLTKIPIDLAIVRLIEARTGKIIRTRITDREGRYFFMAKLGIYRIEVKKPGFLFPTINLRDAKEDFQYLDVYHGEIIQVREESRQITANIPLDPIAGAEKSKWLIVRSYLKKAQQYAASLSVMVAIGLLVVNPSWFMLGYLILQIALLLLFRRLAQPAKPKGWGIVYDKKTRRPIANAIVRIFDLEFSRLLETQVTDGQGKYSFLVGSNRYFTTYEKPGFVVKKLAPIDYSKMKERTMVAYDVGLERAKDIAASEQKNAASGSVQVGGGEEWKNENRI